In the Styela clava chromosome 8, kaStyClav1.hap1.2, whole genome shotgun sequence genome, one interval contains:
- the LOC120345844 gene encoding DAZ-associated protein 1-like — protein sequence MANEGDEVGKIFVGGLTRETTDDMLRSYFAAYGEINESESIVMRDKLTQVSRGFGFVKFNEQSSVAEVLKNRPHMLDNKKIDPKPCTPKSIQQQKKNAAMEHTSTHKIFVGGIAQNTTEEDVKTYFEQYGTVNEVIFVINNEEKRHKGFGFVTFEDESAFNQAVDKHFHEICGKRVEARKAVPREKQGGGRGGMGRPDGSDGYEGLYTYGYANQGQGGFMPPQGNGMMEYGYQGYGTTYPQGFGQMGQQSYYGYNYNPAMGGYGGMGQMGKTDNGSGAYGGMGGNYQQQSSGYGPASRGGGNQAYGGSSGGAEYGNGYGRSGGDTGGKSSGQGYHPYKR from the coding sequence ATGGCAAATGAAGGTGATGAAGTTGGAAAGATTTTTGTCGGAGGACTGACCAGGGAAACGACCGATGATATGCTTAGAAGTTATTTCGCTGCATATGGTGAAATCAATGAGTCTGAGAGTATTGTAATGAGGGACAAATTAACCCAAGTCTCTCGTGGATTTggatttgttaaatttaatgaacaaagTTCGGTTGCTGAAGTTTTGAAGAACAGGCCACACATGTTAGATAATAAGAAAATTGACCCAAAACCATGTACTCCAAAAAGCATAcaacagcaaaagaaaaatgcTGCAATGGAGCATACTTCAACtcacaaaatatttgttggTGGAATCGCACAGAACACTACAGAAGAAGATGTGAAAACTTATTTTGAACAATATGGGACTGTCAATGAAGTTATATTTGTAATCAACAATGAAGAAAAACGACATAAGGGTTTTGGTTTTGTTACATTTGAAGATGAATCTGCTTTCAACCAAGCAGTTGATAAGCATTTCcatgaaatatgtgggaaaagagTAGAAGCAAGAAAGGCCGTACCAAGAGAAAAACAAGGCGGTGGTCGTGGTGGCATGGGAAGACCAGATGGTAGTGATGGCTATGAAGGTTTATACACATATGGATATGCGAATCAAGGTCAAGGAGGTTTCATGCCACCGCAGGGGAACGGAATGATGGAATATGGATATCAGGGATATGGTACCACTTATCCTCAAGGATTTGGCCAAATGGGCCAACAGAGCTATTATGGATATAATTATAATCCAGCAATGGGTGGCTATGGTGGAATGGGACAGATGGGAAAAACTGACAATGGGAGCGGTGCATATGGTGGTATGGGTGGTAATTATCAGCAGCAATCATCTGGCTATGGTCCAGCTAGTAGGGGTGGTGGGAATCAGGCGTACGGAGGTAGTTCTGGTGGGGCAGAGTATGGGAATGGATATGGAAGAAGTGGTGGAGATACTGGAGGAAAAAGTTCCGGGCAAGGATATCATCCATACAAAAGATAA